From the genome of Anabrus simplex isolate iqAnaSimp1 chromosome X, ASM4041472v1, whole genome shotgun sequence, one region includes:
- the LOC137503314 gene encoding uncharacterized protein encodes MSLLLVLLLLALAISLASTDHCASSVGSKLDVSVHGYKNASGHWMITVDTRQLTSTENQWELAVNVHQERRSCDSSEVEQLVSVTSVHPPVHGNIGYGGTSLLEDVKGSGM; translated from the exons ATGTCGCTTCTCTTG GTTCTCTTGCTCCTGGCGCTAGCAATTTCACTGGCGAGCACAGACCACTGTGCATCGTCTGTGGGCTCTAAGTTGGACGTGTCTGTACATGGCTACAAGAACGCCAGTGGACATTGGATGATAACG GTTGATACGCGGCAATTGACATCGACGGAGAACCAATGGGAATTAGCCGTGAATGTCCACCAAGAAAGAAGGTCATGTGATAGCAGTGAAGTTGAGCAGCTTGTTTCGGTGACTTCTGTACATCCACCAGTACACG GCAATATTGGATATGGAGGAACGTCATTGTTGGAGGATGTCAAGGGCAGTGGAATGTAG